A genome region from Hymenobacter tibetensis includes the following:
- a CDS encoding ChaN family lipoprotein, translating into MHFTPHVSHVIRPLALWLLVVFLASFTTADKPAYRLFTAIGKPADYEKALKELAQADVVFFGEQHNDPIGHWLELQLTKDLARLKQGQFVLGLEMLERDVQPLVDQYSTGELDDKAFEEQSRPWPNYATDYKPLLQLAKQQKFRVVGTNVPRRYASQVAKGSLTALNTLPAEEKAWMVPLPLAVDYELPGYKNMAKMFGGDAAHAAGVQNIIQAQALKDATMAHFLVQARAEGQLLLHLNGSYHSDNHDGIVAYLRQTNPKLKVLTVSTVSQEQLDKLDKENQQKADFVLVVPTDMTKTY; encoded by the coding sequence ATGCACTTCACACCCCACGTTTCGCACGTTATCCGTCCGCTTGCCTTGTGGCTGCTGGTAGTTTTCCTGGCTAGCTTCACCACGGCCGACAAGCCCGCCTACCGTCTGTTCACCGCTATCGGCAAGCCCGCCGACTACGAGAAAGCACTAAAAGAATTGGCCCAGGCCGATGTGGTGTTCTTCGGGGAGCAACACAACGACCCCATTGGGCACTGGCTGGAACTTCAGCTTACCAAAGACTTAGCGCGCCTCAAGCAAGGCCAGTTCGTGCTCGGCTTAGAGATGCTGGAGCGTGATGTGCAGCCCCTCGTAGACCAATACAGCACCGGTGAACTGGACGACAAAGCCTTTGAAGAGCAAAGCCGCCCCTGGCCCAACTACGCCACCGACTACAAGCCGTTGTTGCAGCTGGCAAAGCAGCAGAAATTTCGGGTGGTGGGCACCAACGTGCCGCGCCGGTACGCTTCTCAGGTGGCCAAAGGCAGCTTAACTGCTCTCAATACCCTGCCGGCAGAAGAAAAAGCCTGGATGGTCCCGCTGCCATTGGCCGTGGATTACGAGTTGCCGGGTTATAAAAATATGGCCAAGATGTTTGGCGGCGACGCAGCCCACGCAGCCGGCGTGCAAAACATCATTCAGGCCCAGGCTCTCAAAGACGCCACGATGGCGCACTTCCTCGTGCAGGCCCGTGCCGAAGGCCAGTTGCTGCTCCACCTCAACGGCAGCTACCATTCCGACAACCATGATGGTATTGTGGCCTATCTGCGCCAAACAAATCCGAAGCTGAAGGTGCTCACCGTCAGCACGGTGTCGCAGGAGCAACTCGACAAGTTGGACAAGGAAAATCAGCAGAAAGCCGACTTCGTGCTGGTGGTACCCACCGACATGACCAAGACCTATTAA
- a CDS encoding ABC transporter permease, with protein sequence MDKIWLILQREYLTRVRKKSFLVMSLLAPLLLAGSVVGIAKLTSSSDADVVAVRDESGQQLLQRLAATEDVRFVPATGNSLAEATAAFKKTKAKQDALLYFPPSFTLDSTTGTQLLANGNVSLKRQNSIRKAVNKTISELKLSRSGLNQATIDNLKADVGLDAVDLTQQGGRKNNVGATTGAAYMLSILVYMFIFIYGVQVMRGVSEEKSSRIMEVMLSSVKPFQLMMGKILGIAAVVFTQFALWIALSWGLTTLAAPLLADSVRKSPPVAAAAGVQEAAAARDVAGATATPAPDPTPMVAGSPWNFLDGLPVATIIGGFLFFFLGGYLLYSSMFAAIGAAVDDQTDAQQFMFPVTIPLILSYIVSINVIINGDPSGPLAFWLSMIPFTSPIAMVMRLPFGVPVWQLLLSGVLLVGGFIFTTWVASRIYRVGVLMYGKKVNYRELSRWMFYKG encoded by the coding sequence ATGGATAAAATTTGGTTGATTTTACAGCGCGAATACCTGACCCGAGTGCGCAAAAAAAGCTTTCTGGTTATGTCGTTGTTGGCGCCCTTGCTGCTAGCAGGTAGCGTGGTAGGCATTGCCAAACTCACTAGCTCTTCAGACGCCGATGTGGTGGCCGTCCGCGACGAGAGCGGGCAGCAGCTATTGCAGCGCCTGGCCGCCACCGAAGATGTACGGTTCGTGCCTGCCACCGGCAATTCGTTGGCCGAAGCCACGGCAGCCTTCAAAAAAACAAAGGCCAAGCAAGACGCCTTGTTGTATTTCCCGCCCAGCTTCACTCTCGACAGCACCACGGGCACTCAGTTGCTGGCCAATGGCAACGTTAGTTTGAAGCGCCAAAACAGCATCCGGAAAGCGGTAAACAAAACGATAAGCGAGCTAAAGCTAAGCCGCTCCGGCCTCAACCAAGCCACCATCGACAACCTGAAAGCCGATGTAGGCCTCGACGCCGTAGACCTGACCCAGCAGGGCGGCCGCAAGAACAACGTGGGAGCTACCACCGGCGCTGCCTACATGCTGTCGATTTTGGTGTACATGTTCATCTTCATTTATGGTGTGCAAGTGATGCGCGGCGTGAGCGAAGAAAAATCAAGCCGCATTATGGAGGTGATGCTGTCTTCGGTGAAGCCGTTTCAGCTTATGATGGGCAAAATCCTGGGCATTGCGGCGGTGGTGTTCACCCAGTTTGCGTTGTGGATTGCGCTGTCGTGGGGTCTGACGACGCTGGCGGCACCTTTGCTGGCGGATTCGGTTCGGAAGTCGCCGCCGGTGGCTGCTGCTGCGGGCGTGCAAGAGGCGGCAGCGGCGCGTGACGTGGCGGGTGCCACCGCAACGCCTGCCCCCGACCCAACGCCGATGGTGGCGGGTAGTCCCTGGAACTTCCTGGATGGCCTGCCCGTGGCTACCATCATTGGGGGTTTCCTGTTTTTCTTCCTGGGAGGCTATCTGCTGTACTCCTCTATGTTTGCCGCCATTGGGGCCGCCGTCGACGACCAGACGGACGCGCAGCAATTCATGTTTCCCGTCACAATTCCGTTGATTCTGAGCTACATCGTCAGCATCAATGTTATCATCAACGGAGACCCAAGCGGCCCGCTGGCTTTCTGGCTCTCTATGATTCCGTTTACCTCACCCATTGCCATGGTGATGCGTCTGCCTTTCGGCGTGCCGGTGTGGCAACTGCTGCTTTCGGGTGTGCTGCTGGTGGGTGGTTTCATCTTCACAACGTGGGTGGCCAGCCGCATCTACCGGGTTGGGGTGCTGATGTATGGTAAGAAGGTAAACTACCGCGAATTGTCGCGCTGGATGTTCTATAAAGGCTAG
- a CDS encoding RNA polymerase sigma factor — translation MSTAAPSTDFVAVVNEYQPLLRRVCRLYCADADDRQDLFQEVVLQLWRAWPKYVPQAGAKLSTWLYRIALNVAISNLRQRTRRPQPSSLEGEALQLAQTSEPTGYEPEEMAALYRAINRLSEVDKAFVLLYLEERTYEEMADILGITQNNVRVKMHRVQDKLRHLLTQPA, via the coding sequence ATGAGCACTGCTGCACCCTCCACTGATTTTGTTGCCGTTGTTAATGAATACCAGCCGCTGCTGCGGCGGGTATGCCGCTTGTACTGCGCCGATGCGGATGACCGGCAGGATTTGTTTCAGGAGGTGGTGTTGCAGTTGTGGCGAGCTTGGCCGAAGTACGTGCCTCAGGCAGGAGCCAAGCTAAGTACCTGGCTCTACCGCATTGCGCTGAACGTAGCCATCAGCAACCTGCGCCAACGTACCCGCCGTCCGCAGCCCAGCAGCCTAGAAGGGGAAGCGTTGCAGCTAGCACAAACTTCCGAGCCTACCGGGTACGAGCCCGAGGAAATGGCGGCCCTTTACCGCGCCATTAATCGGCTTTCTGAGGTAGATAAGGCCTTTGTACTCCTTTATTTGGAAGAGCGGACCTACGAGGAAATGGCCGATATCCTCGGTATCACCCAAAACAATGTGCGCGTGAAGATGCACCGCGTACAAGACAAGCTTCGCCACCTGCTTACCCAACCCGCCTAA
- a CDS encoding T9SS type A sorting domain-containing protein has protein sequence MKLLLNGGQLQHDRHASTDKAHRGINADITVPGRAVEHNWNSNTNRWQDGRIVTYTYDARGNTSQIVSTDSVSSQPLSRELYAYNLRKQITEETYQTWAGSAYVNEERYQYTYDAQGNFTLQIGQIWSGTAWTTRSGYRFTNTYNTANVLTSRTAEQLNTSTGVWGPDRRIIYTVDANNQWAEVVYQEWENGAYVNDGRTRNITWYNWANLLPSYLEDQEWNGSTWVDDQRSTIVYQSNGSYVETQQKFTAPSTWVNDDRITETYDDFGNLILDQGESWNNNAWAISYSDRTLLSYTATNQVRRAVEQEYDTSLRLYVNSILTSYGNFVTLATRRATGLEATTSLYPNPASSAALLYVPGMRSQGAVPAEVLNTMGQVVRTFVLQPQQGSIRQELNLEGLAGGVYTIRLHPTEGTIAKRIVKQ, from the coding sequence ATGAAGCTACTCCTCAATGGCGGCCAGCTGCAGCATGACCGTCATGCATCCACGGACAAGGCGCACCGTGGTATCAACGCCGATATAACCGTACCAGGCCGTGCCGTAGAGCACAACTGGAACAGCAACACCAATCGGTGGCAGGATGGCAGAATCGTGACTTACACCTACGACGCGAGAGGCAACACCTCGCAGATTGTCTCTACCGACTCCGTCTCGTCCCAGCCTCTCAGCAGAGAACTGTACGCCTATAACCTTCGCAAACAAATCACGGAAGAAACCTACCAAACGTGGGCTGGTTCAGCTTATGTGAATGAGGAACGGTATCAATACACGTACGACGCCCAAGGAAACTTTACACTGCAAATCGGCCAAATATGGAGTGGTACAGCCTGGACAACACGGTCTGGCTACCGTTTCACGAACACCTACAACACTGCCAATGTACTGACAAGCAGAACAGCTGAGCAGCTAAATACCAGCACCGGCGTCTGGGGACCTGATAGGCGTATTATCTACACAGTTGATGCTAACAACCAGTGGGCTGAGGTTGTCTACCAAGAGTGGGAAAATGGAGCCTATGTGAATGACGGGCGCACCCGCAACATCACGTGGTATAATTGGGCCAACTTACTGCCTAGCTATCTTGAGGACCAGGAGTGGAACGGTAGTACCTGGGTTGATGATCAACGTAGCACAATTGTGTATCAGTCCAATGGCAGCTATGTTGAAACACAGCAGAAATTCACGGCTCCTAGCACTTGGGTTAATGATGATCGGATTACCGAAACCTACGATGATTTTGGTAACCTCATCCTAGATCAGGGGGAATCCTGGAATAATAATGCGTGGGCTATTAGTTATTCAGATCGTACACTGCTTTCTTACACGGCTACCAACCAGGTACGCCGGGCGGTAGAGCAGGAATACGACACTTCGCTGAGACTATATGTAAATTCAATTCTCACCTCGTATGGCAACTTCGTTACGCTAGCTACTCGCAGGGCTACAGGTCTGGAAGCAACTACTTCGCTGTATCCAAACCCAGCTTCTAGTGCGGCACTGCTCTACGTACCAGGGATGAGAAGCCAAGGTGCTGTGCCAGCCGAAGTACTCAATACAATGGGCCAGGTGGTTCGCACTTTTGTTTTACAACCGCAGCAAGGCAGTATCCGGCAAGAGCTTAACCTGGAAGGCTTAGCGGGTGGCGTTTATACTATCCGCCTGCATCCCACGGAGGGCACCATTGCCAAGCGCATCGTGAAGCAGTAA
- a CDS encoding nucleotide exchange factor GrpE, with product MDPDVFTVKTKAAGSASCINLCHNGSMEAFGKLLAPYSCHLALDEVKNPFRRIFNKMADDNNVPQDDNLAAEQGQVTGEMTDNETAEALGNSAGEETSTAEDSKPGAELNELKDKYLRLAAEFENYKRRTTKERADLFKTANQELMVALLPALDDFDRARNFTKDTEDASAVRESIEIIYNKLQKTLSQKGLVPMEVKGSSFDPDLHEAITQIPAPSEELKGKIVDEVERGYYLGDKVIRHAKVVLGQ from the coding sequence ATGGACCCAGATGTATTTACGGTGAAAACTAAGGCGGCGGGTTCAGCCTCCTGCATAAATTTGTGTCACAATGGCAGCATGGAAGCCTTTGGCAAACTCCTTGCCCCTTATTCTTGCCATTTGGCTTTAGATGAAGTGAAAAACCCGTTCCGACGAATATTCAATAAGATGGCTGACGATAACAACGTACCGCAGGACGACAACTTGGCTGCAGAGCAAGGGCAAGTAACTGGCGAAATGACGGATAATGAAACTGCTGAAGCACTCGGCAATTCTGCTGGTGAAGAGACTTCAACGGCAGAAGATAGCAAACCTGGGGCCGAACTAAACGAGCTCAAGGATAAATACTTGCGTTTGGCTGCTGAGTTTGAAAATTACAAGCGCCGCACTACCAAGGAGCGTGCTGATTTGTTCAAAACCGCCAACCAGGAGCTTATGGTAGCGTTGCTGCCTGCTCTCGATGATTTCGACCGTGCCCGTAACTTCACCAAGGACACGGAGGATGCCAGCGCTGTGCGCGAGAGCATCGAAATCATCTATAATAAGCTGCAGAAAACGCTGAGCCAGAAAGGGCTTGTTCCTATGGAAGTGAAGGGTAGCTCTTTCGACCCTGATCTGCATGAGGCCATCACCCAGATTCCGGCTCCGTCGGAAGAGTTGAAGGGCAAAATAGTGGACGAGGTAGAGCGTGGATACTATCTCGGCGATAAGGTGATCCGCCACGCGAAAGTGGTACTGGGTCAGTAG
- the rfbF gene encoding glucose-1-phosphate cytidylyltransferase produces MKAVILAGGYGTRISEESAVRPKPMVEIGGRPILWHIMKIYAHHGITDFVICCGFKGHLIKQYFADYFLHNADVTFRMDRNEMHVHRAHAEPWTVTLVDTGQETMTGGRLRRVREYIGDSTFCLTYGDGVGDVDITASIKHHHEQSAMATLTAVRQPGRFGVFNLGEGSATVQDFTEKPAGGETPWINGGFFVLEPAVLDYIPNDDTVWEKGPLEQLAAEGRLSAFRHTGFWQPMDTLRDRNMLEGLWQAGTAPWKVWDNITAPAAPAAEVLVPAPSALITH; encoded by the coding sequence ATGAAAGCAGTAATCTTAGCGGGTGGCTACGGCACCCGAATCAGTGAAGAAAGTGCCGTGCGGCCAAAGCCCATGGTCGAAATTGGGGGGCGCCCCATTCTGTGGCACATTATGAAAATCTATGCCCACCATGGCATCACCGATTTCGTAATCTGCTGTGGCTTCAAGGGCCATCTTATTAAGCAGTACTTCGCCGACTATTTCCTGCACAATGCGGACGTTACGTTCCGTATGGATCGGAACGAGATGCACGTGCACCGCGCTCATGCCGAGCCCTGGACTGTAACGCTGGTAGACACCGGCCAAGAGACGATGACGGGTGGCCGTTTGCGTCGGGTACGTGAGTACATTGGCGACAGCACGTTCTGCCTCACCTATGGCGATGGTGTTGGTGATGTAGACATCACTGCTTCTATCAAGCATCACCACGAGCAAAGCGCTATGGCTACCCTGACTGCTGTTCGTCAGCCTGGCCGCTTCGGCGTGTTCAACCTGGGCGAAGGCTCGGCTACAGTACAAGATTTCACGGAGAAGCCTGCTGGCGGCGAAACTCCCTGGATCAATGGTGGCTTCTTCGTACTTGAGCCTGCCGTATTAGACTACATCCCCAACGATGACACCGTATGGGAAAAAGGTCCTCTCGAGCAATTAGCTGCGGAAGGCCGCTTAAGCGCCTTCCGCCACACGGGCTTCTGGCAGCCTATGGATACCCTGCGTGACCGTAACATGCTGGAAGGCCTCTGGCAGGCAGGTACTGCACCTTGGAAAGTATGGGACAACATTACGGCTCCAGCTGCCCCAGCCGCCGAAGTATTGGTACCAGCTCCTAGCGCTCTTATAACCCACTAA
- the dnaJ gene encoding molecular chaperone DnaJ, giving the protein MATKRDYYEILGVAKSASGDEIKKAYRKVAIKYHPDKNPDDPSAEDKFKEAAEAYEVLSDQNKRARYDQYGHQGMGGNGGGPSMEDIFSHFGDIFGGGGQGGFEGFFGGGGRGQGGRRVRKGSNLRIKLKLDLEEVANGVEKKIKVKRYVACNTCSGTGAKNGTDLKTCQTCQGQGQVKRVVNTMLGQMVSASTCPTCDGEGKVVTSKCDVCQGEGRQLHEEVIPINIPAGVAEGMQLSMNGKGNYPERGGVPGDLLIQIEEEPHEQLKRDGNNIMFEQYISFVDAALGASIEVPTIEGKVKIKVDPGTQPGKILRLRGKGIKDLNGYGRGDQLIHLSVWTPKNVTGEERELLEKLRNAQNFTPNPGKNEKGFFEKVKEYFQ; this is encoded by the coding sequence ATGGCAACGAAGCGAGATTATTACGAAATACTGGGTGTCGCCAAAAGCGCATCGGGAGATGAAATTAAGAAAGCATACCGCAAGGTTGCCATCAAGTATCACCCCGATAAGAACCCGGACGACCCTTCGGCAGAAGACAAGTTCAAGGAAGCTGCCGAGGCCTACGAAGTGTTGTCGGACCAGAACAAGCGTGCCCGCTACGACCAGTACGGGCACCAAGGAATGGGCGGCAATGGGGGAGGCCCCAGCATGGAGGATATCTTCAGCCATTTCGGTGACATATTCGGCGGCGGTGGCCAAGGGGGCTTCGAGGGCTTCTTTGGCGGTGGCGGCCGTGGGCAAGGTGGTCGGCGCGTGCGCAAGGGCTCTAACCTGCGCATCAAGCTGAAGCTCGACCTGGAAGAAGTAGCCAACGGCGTTGAGAAGAAAATCAAGGTGAAGCGCTACGTAGCGTGCAACACCTGCTCGGGCACTGGTGCTAAAAACGGTACCGACCTGAAAACTTGCCAGACCTGCCAAGGCCAAGGCCAGGTAAAGCGCGTGGTAAACACGATGCTCGGACAGATGGTAAGTGCTTCTACCTGCCCAACCTGCGATGGTGAAGGCAAGGTAGTGACCAGTAAGTGTGATGTATGCCAAGGCGAAGGCCGGCAGCTACACGAAGAGGTTATTCCAATTAATATTCCGGCGGGTGTAGCCGAGGGCATGCAGCTCAGCATGAACGGCAAAGGCAACTACCCTGAGCGAGGCGGTGTACCCGGCGACTTGCTGATTCAGATAGAGGAAGAGCCACACGAGCAGCTCAAGCGCGACGGCAACAACATCATGTTCGAGCAGTACATCTCGTTCGTGGATGCTGCACTCGGGGCCAGCATCGAGGTGCCGACCATTGAGGGCAAAGTGAAAATCAAGGTAGATCCGGGCACGCAGCCCGGCAAGATTCTGCGCCTGCGTGGCAAGGGCATCAAAGACCTTAACGGATACGGCCGTGGCGACCAGCTGATTCATCTTAGCGTTTGGACGCCAAAGAACGTGACTGGGGAGGAACGCGAACTGCTGGAAAAGCTCCGCAATGCGCAGAACTTCACGCCAAATCCTGGCAAGAACGAGAAAGGCTTCTTCGAGAAAGTGAAGGAGTATTTCCAGTAG
- a CDS encoding GNAT family N-acetyltransferase has product MNFREAQLADIPALFDVRYSVTENVLRDRTLVTAANTEDYLVRRGKGWVCEADGQVVGFAIADLQDHSIWALFLRPEYVGQGIGKHLHHLLLDWYFAQTSTAIWLSTGPDTRAEEFYRRQGWQETGQTASGEVRFEMTVQAWRTPRARQ; this is encoded by the coding sequence ATGAACTTTCGCGAAGCCCAACTTGCTGACATTCCAGCCCTGTTTGATGTTCGGTACTCCGTCACAGAAAACGTACTGCGCGACCGTACGCTGGTAACGGCAGCGAATACCGAGGACTACCTGGTTCGGCGGGGTAAAGGCTGGGTGTGTGAAGCAGATGGGCAGGTCGTTGGTTTCGCCATTGCCGACTTGCAAGACCATAGTATATGGGCGCTGTTCCTGCGGCCCGAGTACGTGGGGCAGGGCATTGGCAAGCACCTGCACCACTTGCTGCTCGACTGGTACTTTGCGCAAACCTCCACTGCCATCTGGTTGAGCACCGGCCCCGATACCCGCGCCGAAGAGTTCTACCGGCGGCAGGGCTGGCAAGAAACCGGGCAGACAGCTAGTGGAGAAGTACGGTTTGAAATGACAGTACAAGCGTGGCGGACGCCAAGGGCCAGGCAGTAG
- a CDS encoding ABC transporter ATP-binding protein: MQPILQAIDVHKAYAAHIALSGVSLDIPERSIFGLLGPNGAGKTSLIRIITQITAADSGEIRVRGEKLNPKHIGQIGYLPEERGLYKKMRVGEQLLYLAQLRGLSKADATQRIKSWIDRLDLRPWVNKNVEDLSKGMQQKVQFVATVLHEPSIIILDEPFSGFDPINANLIKDEILELRERGATIIFSTHRMESVEELCDNIALINRSRKVLDGSVRDIKNTFKTQTYEVEGRGRLMVTHPDFEVLEHKERENGHFYDRIRLHANTTPNDLLRYLIHNVEVHAFREQIPSINDIFIRRVQETMPETLLEEVRS; encoded by the coding sequence GTGCAACCCATTCTACAAGCTATTGATGTGCACAAGGCCTACGCCGCGCACATTGCCCTTAGTGGCGTCAGCCTTGATATTCCCGAGCGTAGCATCTTCGGTCTGCTGGGCCCTAATGGGGCCGGCAAAACCTCGCTCATCCGCATCATCACCCAGATTACGGCCGCTGACTCCGGCGAAATCAGGGTGCGCGGCGAAAAGTTGAACCCCAAGCATATCGGCCAGATTGGGTATCTGCCGGAAGAACGGGGGCTCTACAAAAAGATGCGGGTAGGGGAACAGCTGCTGTACTTGGCGCAGCTCCGGGGGCTCTCGAAAGCCGATGCCACCCAACGCATCAAATCCTGGATTGATAGGCTCGACCTGCGGCCTTGGGTGAACAAAAATGTGGAAGATCTTAGCAAGGGCATGCAGCAGAAGGTGCAGTTTGTTGCTACGGTGCTGCATGAGCCCAGCATTATCATCTTGGATGAGCCATTCTCGGGCTTCGACCCCATCAATGCCAACCTCATCAAAGACGAGATTCTGGAGCTGCGCGAACGGGGCGCAACCATCATTTTCAGCACGCACCGCATGGAATCGGTGGAGGAACTCTGCGACAATATTGCGCTGATCAACCGCTCCCGGAAGGTGCTAGATGGCTCTGTGCGTGACATCAAGAACACCTTCAAAACCCAAACCTACGAGGTGGAAGGCCGCGGCCGCCTGATGGTGACGCACCCCGACTTTGAAGTGCTAGAGCACAAAGAACGCGAAAACGGCCACTTCTACGACCGGATCCGGCTCCACGCCAACACCACGCCCAACGACCTACTGCGCTACCTCATCCACAACGTGGAGGTCCATGCCTTTCGGGAGCAGATTCCGAGCATCAATGATATTTTCATCCGCCGCGTGCAGGAAACTATGCCCGAGACGCTGCTCGAGGAAGTGAGAAGCTAG
- a CDS encoding MBL fold metallo-hydrolase: MHCYFWSFLLALLVALPARGQRTEPPAFTVVPLGVKGGIEEGNLSAYMVAPVGSSSYVCLDAGSLRQGIENAVRNKVFSVPADTVLRSYIKAYLVSHAHLDHVAGLLLNAPDDAPKDIYGLANCLTTIQNDYFNWRAWPNFGDGGNPPALRKYRFRELVPQQAVPLESTRLSVQTFVLSHAKPYQSAAFLLKSQDSYLLYLGDTGADELEQAHNLRAVWQAVRPLVKAHQLRAIFMEASYPNAQPSTQLFGHLTPALLMQEMNTLALLAGPDALRGLPVVVTHLKPTASNEQTIKKQLAEANKLQLKLIFPVQGQRLEF, from the coding sequence ATGCATTGCTATTTCTGGAGTTTCTTGCTTGCGCTGTTGGTTGCCTTGCCCGCACGAGGTCAGCGTACCGAGCCGCCAGCTTTCACAGTGGTTCCGCTTGGCGTGAAAGGCGGGATAGAGGAAGGCAACCTGTCGGCGTATATGGTGGCACCGGTTGGTAGTTCGTCCTACGTCTGCCTCGATGCGGGGAGCCTGCGCCAGGGCATAGAAAACGCCGTGCGCAACAAGGTGTTTTCAGTGCCCGCCGATACCGTGCTACGCAGCTACATCAAAGCCTACCTGGTTTCCCACGCCCACCTCGACCACGTAGCCGGCTTGCTGCTCAACGCTCCTGACGATGCTCCCAAAGACATCTACGGCCTAGCAAACTGTCTCACTACCATCCAGAACGATTACTTCAACTGGCGGGCGTGGCCCAATTTCGGAGATGGTGGCAATCCACCGGCACTGCGCAAATATCGGTTCCGGGAACTGGTGCCTCAGCAGGCTGTGCCCCTGGAGAGCACCCGCCTGAGTGTCCAGACGTTCGTGCTAAGCCATGCAAAGCCCTATCAAAGTGCGGCCTTCCTCCTCAAAAGCCAAGACAGCTACCTGCTCTACCTCGGCGACACAGGAGCCGACGAATTAGAGCAGGCGCACAACTTGCGTGCGGTGTGGCAGGCGGTGCGGCCATTGGTAAAGGCGCATCAGCTGCGGGCCATCTTCATGGAAGCTTCCTACCCCAATGCGCAGCCTTCCACGCAGCTGTTCGGCCACCTTACCCCAGCGTTGCTAATGCAGGAAATGAACACACTGGCCCTATTAGCTGGCCCTGATGCCCTGCGCGGATTGCCCGTTGTTGTTACTCACCTCAAGCCAACCGCCAGCAACGAGCAGACAATCAAAAAGCAGCTGGCAGAAGCCAACAAGCTACAGTTGAAGCTAATCTTTCCGGTGCAAGGGCAGCGCCTGGAGTTTTAA